In Spirosoma aureum, a single genomic region encodes these proteins:
- a CDS encoding proline dehydrogenase family protein, producing the protein MKKNGMNLQAKISFDDTEQAFIYKSNAQLKKTYRLFQLMNQSWLVKVGTRLTLLAVNWKLPINGLLRSTIFEQFVGGETLEQTTVIVNDLKKYGISLILDYGAEGKESEKDFEEAKNEFIRVINHASSLDNINFISIKLTALARFSLLEKLNQFSARSSAGFSIDTKQLNSEEGQEWANVVRRVEEICELAVEKKVGILIDAEESWIQNTIDALTMQVMERYNKKKAVIYNTIQLYRHDRLEFLKFSHQFALKNKFILGAKIVRGAYMEKERKRANALNDSSPIQRDKSASDQDFNAAISYSIQHIDTISVIIASHNEYSAQFAVRLLDEANLAVNHPHIHFSQLYGMSDNITFNLAKIGCNVSKYLPYGPIEDVIPYLMRRAQENSSVAGQTSRELFLIEKEIKRRGI; encoded by the coding sequence TTGAAGAAAAATGGTATGAATTTGCAAGCTAAAATTTCTTTTGACGATACTGAGCAAGCCTTTATTTATAAGTCAAATGCCCAGCTAAAAAAAACATATCGACTGTTTCAATTAATGAACCAGTCCTGGTTAGTGAAGGTAGGAACAAGATTGACATTACTTGCCGTTAACTGGAAATTACCAATTAATGGCTTGCTTCGTTCAACGATATTTGAACAATTTGTGGGCGGAGAAACCCTTGAGCAAACTACGGTTATTGTCAACGACTTAAAGAAATATGGTATCAGCCTTATCCTGGATTATGGTGCTGAAGGAAAAGAAAGTGAAAAGGATTTTGAGGAAGCTAAAAATGAATTTATTCGGGTAATTAATCATGCATCGAGCCTTGATAATATTAATTTTATTAGCATCAAATTAACGGCGCTCGCCCGATTTTCACTACTTGAGAAATTAAACCAATTTTCGGCAAGATCGTCTGCTGGTTTTTCGATCGACACAAAACAACTGAATTCGGAAGAGGGGCAGGAGTGGGCAAATGTTGTGCGTCGGGTCGAAGAGATTTGTGAGCTTGCCGTTGAAAAAAAAGTAGGGATTCTTATTGATGCTGAAGAGTCGTGGATACAGAATACGATTGATGCGCTTACCATGCAGGTTATGGAGCGATATAATAAGAAAAAAGCAGTTATATATAATACCATACAACTTTACCGGCACGACCGGCTTGAATTTTTAAAATTCTCTCATCAGTTTGCCTTAAAAAACAAGTTTATTTTAGGCGCCAAAATTGTTCGGGGCGCCTATATGGAAAAGGAGCGCAAACGGGCGAATGCATTGAATGACTCCTCACCAATTCAACGCGATAAATCGGCCAGCGACCAGGATTTTAACGCAGCCATTTCGTACAGTATCCAGCATATTGATACCATCTCGGTTATCATTGCATCTCACAACGAATACAGTGCTCAATTCGCAGTCCGATTACTGGATGAAGCCAATCTGGCCGTTAATCATCCGCACATTCATTTTTCCCAACTCTATGGCATGAGCGATAACATTACATTCAACCTGGCCAAGATTGGGTGTAATGTGAGTAAATACCTGCCGTATGGTCCGATTGAGGATGTAATTCCGTATTTGATGAGAAGGGCACAAGAAAACAGCTCCGTTGCTGGACAAACCAGCAGGGAGCTGTTTTTAATTGAGAAGGAAATAAAGAGGAGAGGTATTTAA